Part of the Pseudarthrobacter sp. L1SW genome, ATCAAAGTGCACCCACGCCACCGCAAAACGCTATCCGGAACGTCGTAGCACTTGTAAAGGCGCATAACTTTACCCTTGCCGTCAACCAAGACCGTATCACCATAGAGTACATCCAACGATGGGTCTGCGGAAAACTCCTGAGCAACACGGTCCAAGGCTCCAGGTAAGTAAAAATCATCGGCATTAAGCCAACCAACCACTTCTCCCGCAGCTCGATCTAGTGCCTTATTAAGAGCATCAGATTGCCCATTGTCATCCTCGCTACACCAAGCGATCTTATCGCCATAGGCGGCCAGTTTATTCTGAGTGCCATCGGTAGAACTACCGTCCATAATCACATGCTCAACCGATATGTGGTTGGCCATTACTGACTTTATGGCAGTATCTATGTATCGTGCATAGTTGTACGATGGAGTAAGGATAGAAATCCTCAATTGCTACCTTCCTAAGGACTTGTATTCGGAATGCCGGGCAAAAAGATTACGATCGGGTACAGTGCATCTATGGCCTTCATCGACACACTCAGGGCCGACGCGCGTCGGCTCCACGCCAGCAGCACATCCCTCACGAGTCTTGTAAAACTTTTCGTGACTAACAGTTCTTTTGCTGCTGCTACTGTCTTCCGCTTGTCTTCGGCGTTACGGGACTCCAGCCCTGGAACAGCTCGGCTGCTCGCTAAGGCCAATTTGATCCTACACGGCATTGACATTGATTACCGAGCGCGAATTGGACCTGGCATCCTGTTTGCACATCCCGTGGGGACAGTTATCGGCGGGGATTGTCGCATCGGAGCCAACGCCACCTTGATGAGTGCCGTCGTATTGGGTCGACGGGACGTGCTGGGTGGACCGGACAAGGGAATGTATCCGACAATCGGAGACGATGTGACGCTTGGAACCGGGGCCAGTGTGCTAGGCCCCGTTACGGTCGGAGCCGGCTCGTTGGTTGCAGCGCATGCATTGCTACTGGAAAGTATCGAGTGCGATTCTCTAGCCGTGGGCATGCCGGCCAAAGCCAGACCTGCCAAGGTGAACACCCAACAAAATGTAAGTACTCACCACAGTTCCGATGGTTCCAATTGAAACAGCCCAGACAAAGTCCTGCAGGTTGCCGTTGTTTATAAGGACCATATAGAACGCTATAGCCGACGCTGCAATCCCTATTACCTGACCGGCGAGGGAAAGTCCGCCCAGCCGTAGTACCCGAATCACTGCCCCGCCTGGCTGACCAATGAGTACGAAAGTCAGAGCCACTATCACAGGAAGTGAAAGTTCTTGCACCACCTGTAGTTGCTGCTTAGGTAGCCAATGCTGTCCTGTCACCCGGACGGCCCAAAATGCTGCCACTCCCATAAGGCAAGCAACGACACTGCATGCAGAGACGCCTATAACGAGGTTCCGGATTAGAGTCTTACGGTCTCTTCCAGCACCAAAGACTTTGATCATTCCGGGCTGGAATGCCGTACCTAATAGCGCTAGCGGAGACAGCGAACTCTGGGTCAATCGCATACCGCCAAACGACGAGGATCCATACATAGGCAGAGCCATCAATGGTAGCAATTGCGAGATACCGGTCGCGAAAAAGTACTGTAGAGCTAGCAGGAACTCAAACCTACTCTTGCCGCGAATAAAAGCCATAGCTCCTGACATGGCAACATTTCGCCTTGTCATAAAGCCGGCAGTCGGCCAAACTAGAGCAATAACGGCACTTAGCCACATATTTGGAGTATGTTCAAACCCGGTCATTGCCAGAGTGATGAATAGTGCTGCAAAGGCGAACCGGGTCGCCTCGACTAAGAGAACAACTGCACGACCTACCTGTTCTCCTGCGAAGAACCAGTACCTTATGGCGTCCGAACCTACAAATCCTGCCATATAGAGAGCGCCTGGCAAGAGCTGCGGCATTTGAACTCCGACCAAGAAGGCGACGGTCAAGCATGTAAGGCCGCTTATCCATACGATAAAAAAGGCCCCGTAGCCCACTGACCGTTTATCAGCCAGTCCTTGCGAGAGAAGCTGTTCCGCGAATACCGAACGATTGAATGACAAAATTAACATCCAAACGAGCCAAACACCCGCAAGGTGCCCGAAGTCATCGGGCGGTAGCAACTGGGCAAAACCTAATGTAACCAAAAAGCTTGTACCCGACTGAAGGACCTGACTAGCCGCTGTATACAAGAGAGATAAAGCACCTTTTCTCACTGTCTACGTCGCCTCGGTGAAACTTTTGTGTTTCTAGAAAATGTGCTCGCCACAGCTGCTCCCCCATCATTCGGGGCAACAGTCGCTATCCCACTGGCTACCGGGCGAAAAGTAGTTCGCGTTGTATTAGCAAGCCCTACACAAATAATTGCATAGAAGAAAAGAGCAGAACCAAGGCTGTCAATAACCGGATTCACCGCGAAGGTGGTAAGTCCGGCCACAAGCGCCGGCATCCATTGCTGCACAAAGACTTGGGAAGTGGGATCTGAGAGTTGCATGGCAGTACCCACCATTGTCACCAGAAGAACGCACAAAAGCACCACGGAGATAGCCCCTCCGACTAATCCTAGCGTTAGGAAGGAATTGTGTAATGGGGTGGGCCGAAAGACACCGTTAATGTTGGCAAGGGCAGTAATACTAACTCTGGCTGCACCCCCAACGAGCGGATCCTCCTGAATGTATGGTACAGCTTGCTTCCAGAGGAATAGCCTGGTCTGGGTGTTATCGGTGCGTCCCACCGCAGAGTAAAAGCCCGAAAGGGCCCTTTCAAGGGGTTCCATTAGGGCAAAGGCAATTAGCGGCACGCCAAACACCACTACGCTAACTTCAAAGCCGCTACGCCTTTTTCGTACGAGGAGGAAAATGAGAGCCGCCGAGAACAAGGTGGCCACAGTTGTGGCAGAGGGATACGCTATAAGTGACCCGACCATAGCCGCCGCCATTAGAAACTTCACACCGGAGGCGCCCTTTCTTCTAGGCATGCAAAAAATGAAAATTGCAATAAACGCTTTCTCGTGACTGAGCAGCACCAAGGGCCCCGTTTTATTGGTCATTAAAACCTCAATTAGGCAGAGCAAAGCAAAAAGACCAGCTCCGATGTACGCAACTGTCTCAGCACCTATGCTGGAAACCCTTTTACCGTCGCCCAGTCTAAGGAGTTGCATGACACCCATCGCCCCAATCAACAGGGGTACGGCCGCAACGACCAGGGTGTCAGTTGACCATGCACCCTCTACAGCCGCAGCGCAAACCAGCACGAGAAGCCATGCACTATAAGTAATCGAAAGCAGCGCTAGGAAATAAGCCCGCGGAGCGCGCAGGGACAAACTGCCCTGTAAATCGAAGCCAACTGCGAGGACCAGGCCTAGAAGCACGGGACCGTAACGCCAACTTGGCCCGCCTGTTGTCCATCCGAAAAAGTCAAGGGAGACAAGCGTCAAAGCAACCGCGGTCGTCAAAGGCATAAGGAGTCTGGGGGTGCTACCAACGGAGCCCTGCGTCGCCTGATGCTGAATAATACGCATGCGGTTAAGGTTTCGTTTCAAGGGTTACCGCTCTTACTTCTAGGACTGAAGCCGCCCTCGATTGCTTTTCGTACCATCGCAGACACGACGGTCCGCGAGATAACCCACACAAATTCCGTATTTCCGAAAAAGTATCTCTTCCATAGACGTTTAGGGTCAGATAACAGCCTAAAAAACCATTCCGCACCAATTCTCTGCACCCAACTCGGCGCTTCTCTGACGGTTCCAGCCGCAAAATCAAAGGCTGCTCCGACACCCGCGGCCGGAATGCCGAGCGATGCAACAATTTCTCGTGCAATGAAGTCCTGCTTCGGTGTACCTAGACCGACCCACACAATATCTATGTCCTTATTGCCGAGAGCCTGAACACATTCCGCGATTAGGGTCGAATTAAGTGGTGAGAACGACGGCGCATATGAGCCGGCTATCTGGATGCTTGGATACTGCTCCCTGAGTCGTTCTTCAAGTTTTCTTAAAGTGTCCGCGGTGGTACCAAGAAAAAAGTGCCTTGTGTTCTGCGGCAAGCCGAATTCAATGGTCCTTCTAAAGAAGGATGGTCCGCGGACTCTTCCAGCGTGTGTGTAGCCAGCAAACCATTTCATACATGAAACGATGGGTGCACCGTCAGGATAATTCCGGCCCGTCCTCATTAGGAGGTCAGAATATGCTGGATCGGAATTTGCCAAG contains:
- a CDS encoding serine O-acetyltransferase translates to MAFIDTLRADARRLHASSTSLTSLVKLFVTNSSFAAATVFRLSSALRDSSPGTARLLAKANLILHGIDIDYRARIGPGILFAHPVGTVIGGDCRIGANATLMSAVVLGRRDVLGGPDKGMYPTIGDDVTLGTGASVLGPVTVGAGSLVAAHALLLESIECDSLAVGMPAKARPAKVNTQQNVSTHHSSDGSN
- a CDS encoding O-antigen ligase family protein — its product is MRIIQHQATQGSVGSTPRLLMPLTTAVALTLVSLDFFGWTTGGPSWRYGPVLLGLVLAVGFDLQGSLSLRAPRAYFLALLSITYSAWLLVLVCAAAVEGAWSTDTLVVAAVPLLIGAMGVMQLLRLGDGKRVSSIGAETVAYIGAGLFALLCLIEVLMTNKTGPLVLLSHEKAFIAIFIFCMPRRKGASGVKFLMAAAMVGSLIAYPSATTVATLFSAALIFLLVRKRRSGFEVSVVVFGVPLIAFALMEPLERALSGFYSAVGRTDNTQTRLFLWKQAVPYIQEDPLVGGAARVSITALANINGVFRPTPLHNSFLTLGLVGGAISVVLLCVLLVTMVGTAMQLSDPTSQVFVQQWMPALVAGLTTFAVNPVIDSLGSALFFYAIICVGLANTTRTTFRPVASGIATVAPNDGGAAVASTFSRNTKVSPRRRRQ
- a CDS encoding WecB/TagA/CpsF family glycosyltransferase; this translates as MGTELEADVTPIAVVGGVPFAVTTLDEAALSTLAMASGKIKPQCIRLANAYSVVLANSDPAYSDLLMRTGRNYPDGAPIVSCMKWFAGYTHAGRVRGPSFFRRTIEFGLPQNTRHFFLGTTADTLRKLEERLREQYPSIQIAGSYAPSFSPLNSTLIAECVQALGNKDIDIVWVGLGTPKQDFIAREIVASLGIPAAGVGAAFDFAAGTVREAPSWVQRIGAEWFFRLLSDPKRLWKRYFFGNTEFVWVISRTVVSAMVRKAIEGGFSPRSKSGNP